In Lotus japonicus ecotype B-129 chromosome 5, LjGifu_v1.2, one genomic interval encodes:
- the LOC130717831 gene encoding phosphoenolpyruvate carboxylase 4-like, producing MTDTTDDIAEEISFQSFDDDCKLLGNLLNDILHREVGTTFVDKLERIRVLAQSACNMRQAGIVNMAELLEKQLASELSQMTLEEALTLARAFSHYLTLMGIAETHHRVRKGGNMAQISKSCDDVFNQLVQGGVSPDELYNTVCKQEVEIVLTAHPTQINRRTLQFKHIRIAHLLDYNDRPDLSPEDREMVIEDLVREITSIWQTDELRRQKPTPVDEARSGLNIVEQSLWKAVPHYLRRVSNALKKHTGRPLPLTCTPIKFGSWMGGDRDGNPNVTAKVTKDVSLLSRWMAVDLYIREVDSLRFELSMNRCSDRLLRLAHEILEEANHENRRENWNQSVKRSLSLPTQLPARAHLPSFAENGESQHPRLDIPGPDHMQLNDKDGGVSSSSTTFKSGNPNIRLSLTGSANSSASSAAVSSPPSLNSSQLLAQRKVQFAESQTGRSSFQKLLEPQLPQLPGIAPYRVVLGNVKAKLERSRRRLELLLEDVLCDYDPLDYYETSDQLLEPLLICYESLQSCGSGVLADGRLADLIRRVATFGMVLMKLDLRQESGRHSETLDAITSYLDMGTYSEWDEEKKLDFLTRELKGKRPLVPVSIEVPADVKEVLDTFRIAAELGSDSLGAYVISMASNASDVLAVELLQKDALLAAIGESGRACPGGTLRVVPLFETVKDLREAGSVIRKLLSIDWYHEHIIKNHNGHQEVMVGYSDSGKDAGRFTAAWELYKAQEDVVAACNDYGIKVTLFHGRGGSIGRGGGPTYLAIQSQPPGSVMGTLRSTEQGEMVEAKFGLPQISVRQLEIYTTAVLLATLRPPIPPREIKWRNLMEEISKISCECYRNVVYENPEFLSYFHEATPEAELGFLNIGSRPARRKSSTGIGNLRAIPWLFAWTQTRFVLPAWLGVGAGLKGACEKGHTEELKAMYKEWPFFQSTMDLIEMVLGKADIPIAKHYDEVLVSEKRQELGHELRSELMTAEKFVLVISGHEKLQQNNRSLRRLIENRLPFLNPMNMLQVEILKRLRRDDDNLKIRDALLITINGIAAGMKNTG from the exons ATGACAGACACCACAGATGATATTGCTGAAGAAATCTCCTTCCAGAGCTTCGATGATGACTGCAAGCTGCTGGGAAATCTCCTCAACGACATTCTCCACCGTGAAGTTGGCACCACCTTCGTTGACAAGCTCGAACGGATTCGAGTCCTTGCTCAG AGTGCTTGTAATATGAGGCAGGCAGGTATTGTGAACATGGCTGAGCTGCTTGAGAAGCAGTTGGCTTCAGAGTTATCACAGATGACACTAGAAGAAGCTCTCACCCTTGCTCGTGCCTTCAGCCATTATCTTACTTTGATGGGTATAGCTGAAACCCATCATAG GGTTCGGAAAGGAGGGAATATGGCACAAATTTCAAAGTCTTGCGATGATGTGTTCAACCAGCTGGTTCAGGGTGGCGTTTCGCCAGATGAGCTTTATAATACAGTCTGCAAACAG GAGGTTGAAATTGTTCTTACAGCTCATCCCACACAAATTAATCGTCGTACCTTACAATTCAAACACATAAGAATTGCT CATCTTTTGGATTACAACGATCGACCTGATCTTAGCCCTGAAGATCGAGAAATGGTGATTGAAGACCTG GTCAGAGAGATAACCTCAATATGGCAGACAGATGAGCTTAGGCGCCAAAAACCCACTCCTGTTGATGAAGCTAGATCCG GTTTGAATATTGTGGAGCAGTCACTCTGGAAAGCTGTTCCTCATTATTTACGTCGAGTCAGCAATGCTTTAAAGAAG CATACTGGTAGGCCACTTCCATTGACTTGCACTCCCATCAAGTTTGGATCTTGGATGGGAGGTGATAGAGATGGAAACCCAAACGTGACAGCAAAG GTCACAAAAGATGTTTCACTTCTATCTAGATGGATGGCTGTTGACCTCTATATTCGGGAAGTGGATAGCCTCCGATTTGAGCTATCCATGAACCGGTGCAGTGATAGGTTATTAAGACTGGCACATGAAATTCTAGAAG AAGCTAACCATGAGAATCGCCGTGAAAATTGGAATCAGTCCGTGAAGAGAAGTCTGTCACTTCCAACACAACTTCCAGCTAGAGCTCATTTACCCTCTTTTGCTG AAAATGGTGAATCTCAACATCCTAGACTAGACATTCCTGGACCTGATCACATGCAACTCAATGACAAG gaTGGTGGGGTTTCTTCAAGTTCAACTACATTCAAAAGTGGCAATCCCAATATTCGATTATCACTAACAGGCTCAGCAAATTCTAGTGCTTCTTCAGCTGCAGTTTCATCCCCTCCTTCTCTCAACTCTAGTCAATTACTTGCTCAGAGGAAGGTCCAGTTTGCAGAGTCCCAGACAGGAAGGTCCAGTTTTCAGAAGCTCTTGGAGCCACAACTCCCTCAACTTCCTGGTATTGCTCCTTATAGAGTTGTCCTGGGGAACGTAAAAGCAAAG CTTGAGAGAAGTCGCAGACGGTTAGAACTTCTTCTCGAGGATGTTCTGTGTGATTATGATCCTTTGGATTACTATGAGACATCTGATCAGCTTCTGGAACCTCTGCTCATCTGTTATGAATCTTTG CAATCATGTGGATCCGGGGTGCTAGCTGATGGTCGACTTGCTGATCTGATACGTAGAGTTGCTACCTTCGGAATGGTGTTAATGAAGCTTGACTTGCGTCAG GAATCTGGGAGACATTCAGAAACACTTGATGCAATTACAAGCTATTTGGATATGGGTACTTACAGTGAATGGgatgaagaaaagaaactagACTTCTTAACAAGAGAGCTGAAAGGGAAGAGGCCACTAGTGCCTGTTAGTATAGAG gTTCCAGCTGATGTTAAAGAAGTCTTGGATACATTCCGAATTGCTGCTGAGCTAGGGAGTGATTCACTTGGAGCCTACGTGATCTCTATGGCATCAAAT GCAAGTGATGTCCTTGCAGTAGAGCTTTTACAGAAAGACGCACTACTTGCTGCTATTGGGGAGTCGGGAAGAGCATGTCCTGGTGGGAC GTTGCGGGTGGTCCCTCTATTTGAAACCGTGAAGGACTTGAGAGAAGCTGGTTCAGTTATCCGAAAACTACTATCAATAGACTGGTACCATGAACACATCATTAAGAACCATAATGGGCATCAAGAG GTTATGGTTGGATATTCCGATTCTGGTAAAGATGCTGGCCGCTTCACTGCTGCTTGGGAGCTTTACAAAGCTCAGGAGGATGTTGTAGCTGCTTGCAATGATTATGGTATAAAGGTTACACTGTTCCACGGCCGTGGAGGCAGTATTGGTCGAGGTGGTGGCCCAACTTATCTGGCTATTCAGTCCCAACCACCTGGGTCTGTGATG GGAACTCTTCGGTCTACTGAGCAGGGAGAGATGGTAGAGGCCAAGTTCGGGCTGCCACAGATTTCTGTTAGACAACTTGAAATATACACCACAGCAGTGCTACTTGCAACCCTCCGTCCACCTATCCCACCTCGAGAAATAAAATGGCGTAATCTCATGGAAGAGATCTCAAAGATCAGTTGCGAATGTTATCGCAATGTTGTCTATGAAAATCCAGAATTCCTTTCCTACTTCCACGAAGCCACACCCGAAGCAGAACTCGGCTTCCTTAACATTGGTAGCCGCCCTGCAAGAAGGAAGAGCTCAACCGGGATTGGGAACCTTCGCGCTATCCCTTGGCTATTTGCATGGACTCAAACCAGATTTGTTCTTCCAGCTTGGCTTGGAGTCGGAGCAGGTTTGAAAGGTGCTTGTGAGAAAGGCCACACTGAAGAGCTGAAAGCCATGTACAAAGAATGGCCTTTCTTTCAAAGTACAATGGACCTTATTGAGATGGTTTTGGGGAAAGCTGACATTCCTATAGCTAAGCATTATGATGAAGTTCTTGTGTCAGAGAAGAGGCAAGAGCTTGGCCATGAGCTGAGAAGTGAGCTCATGACAGCTGAGAAGTTTGTTCTGGTGATTAGTGGGCATGAGAAACTTCAGCAGAATAATAGGAGCTTGAGGAGGCTAATTGAGAATAGACTTCCCTTCCTCAATCCTATGAACATGTTGCAGGTGGAGATTCTCAAGAGGTTGAGACGGGACGATGACAACCTTAAAATCAGAGATGCTTTGCTTATCACCATAAATGGGATTGCTGCAGGGATGAAGAATACAGGTTGA